The Candidatus Bathyarchaeota archaeon nucleotide sequence CAAAATATATTGGAAAGTGAAGATCCAAAACAGACGCCTCGGTAGCTCAGCCTGGGAGAGCGGCAGCCTTGTAAGCTGTTGGCCGCGGGTTCGAATCCCGCCCGAGGCTTCCATTGCTCTAAAATCAGCTAACTCAAGCCTCTGTTTCCCTGTAGATGTTGTTTTCGTGGGCTTGGTCGATGGTGATAGTTCACCCGCGCGTATCCACGCAACTAATGCGAATAATAATGTTCAATCTTATGTGAGGAGTCAACTTTAAGAGGTATGTCACGATGCATTAATAATACATGCATGACGTGATGTAGTGATGGTTATGAAAGTTAGGGTTGGTTCTATAGGAACGATAGTGATTCCAAAGGAGGTTAGGGTGAAGAGTGGCATAAGGGAGGGGGATGTTCTGGAGGTTTCTGTTGAAGAGGGGACTATTATTTTGGTGAAGGATAGGACCTGGGAGAGGCTTCATGGCTGTGCGAAGGGATTAACCACAGTCGAGGATGTTGAGAGGGAATTGGATGAGGATGAAGGGGTTTGGGAGAACCGCCTAGAGCAGTAGTTATGGATACATATGCCTTAATGGCGAAGAGCTGCGACGCGATAACTATAGTCATAGCCAGAGAGAGGTCTCCAATCCTATTAGGAGATAAGGTTCTCCAGATCATTGCTGGAGAGGAGCACATTAAGACTATATGGTGAAGCCTGTTAGCCGATACTTATCCAGGCACATAGCTTTGCATAAAGAAATTACAGAACCAGACATCATGAAAATT carries:
- a CDS encoding AbrB/MazE/SpoVT family DNA-binding domain-containing protein, whose product is MVMKVRVGSIGTIVIPKEVRVKSGIREGDVLEVSVEEGTIILVKDRTWERLHGCAKGLTTVEDVERELDEDEGVWENRLEQ